Genomic segment of Prochlorothrix hollandica PCC 9006 = CALU 1027:
TTACCCCAGGGCACCATTGTCTCCGTGGGGGAAGGGGAAACCCTGCTGGAGAAACTGCTGCGGGGGCAGGATATCACCACGGAGCGCTGCTATGTGGTGGGGGAAACCACTCCCCGCGATCGCCTGATCCATGAATGGCCCACCCCCCTGGAAAAATCCGCCTGTAACTATCCCTATATCGAACAGATTTGGCCGGAATTTTCCTACTATTTCCAAGCCCAGGACTTTTACATTGGGGTGCAAACCAAGCGGGGCTGTCCCCATAATTGCTGCTACTGCGTCTATACCGTCGTCGAAGGCAAACAGGTGCGCATTAATCCCGCCGATGAAGTGGTGGCGGAAATGCAGCAACTGTACGATCGGGGGGTGCGCAACTTTTGGTTTACCGATGCCCAATTTATCCCAGCCCGTCGCTTTATTCCCGATGCCATTGAATTGCTACAAAAAATTGTGGCTTCCGGTCTCAAGGATATTCACTGGGCGGCCTATATTCGCGCCGATAACCTCACGCCGGAACTGTGCCGCCTGATGGTGCAAACGGGGATGAACTACTTTGAAATTGGCATTACCAGCGGTTCCCAGGAACTGGTGCGCAAGATGCGCATGGGCTATAACCTGCGGGTGGTGTTGGAAAACTGCCGAGACTTGAAAGCAGCGGGATTTGACGCTGTGGTGTCGGTTAATTATTCCTTTAATGTCATCGATGAAACCGTTGACACCATCCGCCAAACCATTGCCTATCATCGGGAATTAGAGTCGATTTTTGGGGTGGATAAGGTGGAACCAGCCATCTTTTTCATTGGTCTGCAACCCCATACCCACCTAGAAGAATATGCCCTGGAGAAAGCCATCCTCAAACCGGGCTATAACCCCATGAGCATGATGCCCTGGACGGCCCGGAAACTGTTGTGGAATCCGGAGCCGTTGGGTTCATTCTTTGGGGAAGTGTGCCTGGAGGCATGGCAGCGCAACGGCAATGATTTTGGTCGGGAAGTGATGGCCATTTTGGAACAACGGTTGGGGCGGGCACCCTTAGAGGAGGCGTTGTCGGCTCCCATGAAAGACCAGCGCCAGCTTGCCCAGGTGTAGGCTCTCGGTTCCGAAACCGGTATGGACCTGAGCGACTGAAGTCGCTACTACAAACCAGAGCGTTTGGTGCAAACCCTATTTTGGTGCAAAGCCTATGGATTCTCGCGACACCATCACGACCCAGTTGCAATCCTTAGTGGGTGCCTCCGCCGTTGTGGCCTGGGAGTCCTTAACCGAGGCCGATCGCCGTTGTCTAGCGGGAGCGATCGCCCCAAATCGCACTCCCCCCGCCTGTGTGGTCTCTCCCGCCTCCGTGGATATGCTGCAAACCGTGGTGGAATGTACCCACCGCAACCGTTGGGCCATCATGCCCTGGGGCCAAGGCAGCAAAATAAGCTGGGGTCCGGGGGTGCAGCCCTTGGATGTGGTTATCAGTACCGCCCACCTCCAGCAATGGGTGGATCATGCGGTGGGGGATTTGACCCTCACGGCGGAGACGGGATTAACCCTGGCAGCGGTGCAGGCCCAGTTGGGGCAACATCAGCAATTTATCGCCCTGGATCCCCTGTATGACGGTAGTTTGGGGGGACTGGTGGCCACGGCAGATGGGGGATCCCTGCGCCAGCGCTATGGGGGGGTGCGGGATATGGTGCTGGGGTTAGAATTTGTGCGATCGGACGGGGAAAAAGCCAAGGCTGGGGGACGGGTGGTCAAGAATGTGGCGGGCTATGATCTGATGAAGTTATTCACGGGTTCCCAGGGGAGCCTGGGGATTTTGACCCAAATCACCCTGCGGCTATATCCGCTGCCGGAGTCGTGGCAGACGGTGGTGTTGACGGGTTCGGCGGCGATCGTGGCCGAAGCGACCCAGCAGGTGTTGCGATCGACCCTGACTCCCATCGCCCTGGATCTGTGGTCCCCTGGGGTGGTGGCTGCCCTGGGGTTGGCGGCGGGGGGGACAACGGTTGCTCCCCTAGGTCTGGCGATCCGGTTTGGAACCTTAGGGGTCAGTGCCCAAGAACAGGGGCAACAGGTGCAGGCGTTGGGCGATCGCCTGGGTCTTGCGGCCCACTGTTTCACCGCTGAGCCAGAGCAGCAGTTATGGACCACCTTGCGCACCCTGTTCCAATCTGTCCCTGGCTCATCCCCTGCGGTACTGTGTAAGGTGGGGGTCTTGCCCACCCAGGCCGTCGCCACCCTCCAGCACCTAGGGTCCACCGGTCCCGCCGATGCCCTGGGCCTGATCCACGGGGGTAGTGGTCTCGG
This window contains:
- a CDS encoding photosystem II high light acclimation radical SAM protein yields the protein MLDGHSTPPSLPQTVTPPERIPQERIPQERIPQERILYVRLPCNPIFPVGVVYLADHIHKQFPTVEQRIFDLGTVPPLDYTEALETCIDQFRPTLTVFSWRDIQIYAPVGGRGGNPLQNAFQFFYGRNPLVRLQGALGGLKVTTAYYRELWRNGSLIERSLRRARRYNPQVRAVVGGGAVSVFYEQLADKLPQGTIVSVGEGETLLEKLLRGQDITTERCYVVGETTPRDRLIHEWPTPLEKSACNYPYIEQIWPEFSYYFQAQDFYIGVQTKRGCPHNCCYCVYTVVEGKQVRINPADEVVAEMQQLYDRGVRNFWFTDAQFIPARRFIPDAIELLQKIVASGLKDIHWAAYIRADNLTPELCRLMVQTGMNYFEIGITSGSQELVRKMRMGYNLRVVLENCRDLKAAGFDAVVSVNYSFNVIDETVDTIRQTIAYHRELESIFGVDKVEPAIFFIGLQPHTHLEEYALEKAILKPGYNPMSMMPWTARKLLWNPEPLGSFFGEVCLEAWQRNGNDFGREVMAILEQRLGRAPLEEALSAPMKDQRQLAQV
- a CDS encoding FAD-binding oxidoreductase, producing the protein MDSRDTITTQLQSLVGASAVVAWESLTEADRRCLAGAIAPNRTPPACVVSPASVDMLQTVVECTHRNRWAIMPWGQGSKISWGPGVQPLDVVISTAHLQQWVDHAVGDLTLTAETGLTLAAVQAQLGQHQQFIALDPLYDGSLGGLVATADGGSLRQRYGGVRDMVLGLEFVRSDGEKAKAGGRVVKNVAGYDLMKLFTGSQGSLGILTQITLRLYPLPESWQTVVLTGSAAIVAEATQQVLRSTLTPIALDLWSPGVVAALGLAAGGTTVAPLGLAIRFGTLGVSAQEQGQQVQALGDRLGLAAHCFTAEPEQQLWTTLRTLFQSVPGSSPAVLCKVGVLPTQAVATLQHLGSTGPADALGLIHGGSGLGRLRFPGEIPSPGVLESLRHHCQTHQGFVSILEAPPSLKEQLDLWGYGGNALGIMAGLKQQFDPLHLLSPNRFVGG